The following are from one region of the Methanobrevibacter sp. genome:
- a CDS encoding MATE family efflux transporter codes for MSENNLSYDGVDAILGDPKKALWKMSIPLIISLFITSLYSVIDAIWVSGLGADALAGVGFVSPIFIALMGIGNGLGAGSASALSKYIGENNKEKADNGAIHTIFITVIVSIITTILLLIFLKDILLGMGAGSTIDYAMDYGVIMVIGSILVILSNALYGVLRGEGDANRTMYAMLFSSIFNMILDPILIYGLDLGVRGAAIATLISLLLVNAILFHWFYLKKDTYLKPFLSNYKFDKGITIDIIKVGFPASLELVNNALFAALFSLLLVVVANTDAVAVYSTGWRVVTIATTPILAIATALISVVGANYGARKYEEILVAHRYSMKIAIIFGFIAAIVVYAFAPQIVSVFAYTGTSTRLSPQLIAFLSVIVIYFPTMGYGCTSTFVFQGTGNGITAMFQTILRETIFTLGFAILLAIVLGYEEYGAWWGIILGEIVVNTITMVWADWHIKKLIKLDKMIKK; via the coding sequence ATGAGTGAAAATAATTTAAGCTATGATGGAGTGGATGCAATATTGGGAGATCCGAAGAAGGCATTATGGAAAATGTCCATTCCACTTATCATTTCATTGTTCATCACAAGTCTTTATAGTGTAATCGATGCCATTTGGGTCTCTGGTTTAGGTGCAGATGCTCTTGCAGGTGTCGGTTTTGTAAGCCCTATTTTCATTGCCCTTATGGGAATCGGAAATGGATTGGGAGCAGGTTCCGCTTCTGCATTGTCAAAGTATATTGGTGAGAACAATAAGGAAAAGGCGGATAACGGTGCAATACACACTATTTTTATCACAGTCATTGTTTCCATAATAACCACAATCCTATTGCTGATATTCCTAAAGGACATTCTCCTTGGAATGGGTGCGGGAAGCACAATCGATTATGCAATGGATTATGGGGTGATTATGGTCATCGGTTCCATTCTTGTTATACTGTCAAATGCATTATACGGAGTCCTTAGAGGTGAAGGTGATGCAAACAGGACAATGTATGCAATGCTATTCTCTTCAATATTCAACATGATATTGGATCCTATCTTAATCTATGGCCTAGATTTGGGAGTTAGGGGAGCAGCCATTGCAACATTGATATCATTGCTGCTTGTGAATGCCATTCTGTTTCATTGGTTCTATCTGAAGAAGGATACTTATCTAAAGCCATTTTTATCCAATTATAAGTTTGATAAGGGCATCACTATAGACATTATAAAGGTAGGTTTTCCTGCAAGTCTGGAACTCGTTAACAATGCATTGTTTGCAGCATTGTTCTCCCTTCTTCTTGTTGTTGTGGCAAATACCGATGCCGTTGCGGTCTATTCAACCGGATGGAGAGTTGTGACAATAGCGACAACCCCAATACTTGCAATCGCTACAGCATTGATTTCTGTTGTAGGGGCAAATTATGGTGCAAGGAAGTATGAAGAGATTCTGGTGGCTCATAGGTATTCCATGAAGATAGCTATTATTTTTGGATTCATAGCTGCCATAGTGGTCTATGCATTTGCTCCACAGATAGTTTCAGTATTTGCATATACTGGTACAAGCACAAGATTAAGCCCGCAATTGATTGCATTCCTATCTGTAATTGTCATATATTTCCCAACAATGGGCTATGGATGCACATCCACCTTTGTTTTCCAGGGAACAGGAAATGGAATCACCGCAATGTTCCAGACAATCTTGAGGGAAACAATATTCACTTTAGGATTTGCCATTCTTCTAGCAATTGTCTTAGGCTATGAAGAATATGGTGCTTGGTGGGGAATAA